GTCTTAGCAGACAAGCTGAATCTTGATGATGTTTACAGTTTTTTATCGGGTGTGCTAATTGGCCATGAAATCCGTCAAGTGCTGGCTTCACCATTACCAGTAAGAAAAGTAACCTTGATCGCCAACCCCAGCATTGCGAGGCTCTATGCTAAAGCATTAAAAAAGTATGACATGCATGGCGTTATCAAAGATGTAGATCAAGTCACTGTTCGCGGACTCTTTAAAATTGCGACACAGGCTGGGATTATGGTGCAAGCATGAGCTTGCTCCCAACGCCAGACCCCATAGCTCAACAACACTCCAATCAGCTAACTGAATATCTAAAAACAGAAATAGCCACCCACGGTGCCCTATCCTTTGCCCGCTATATGGAATTAGCACTTTATGCGCCAGGATTAGGCTATTACAGCGCTGGTACCCATAAATTTGGTTCTGGAGGCGATTTCACAACTGCCCCGGAAATCTCGCCCTTGTTTGGACAAACACTGGCAAAACAAATTCAACCAGTACTGGAAACATTAGGACAAGGCGATATTTTAGAATTTGGTGCAGGTTCCGGCCGACTAGCCATCGATATTTTAACCGCTCTGCAGAAAAACAAGACGCTACCGCAACATTACTATATTCTAGAATTAAGCCCAGAATTGCAGCAACGACAACAAAATCTAATCACAACGCACCTCCCTGATTTAGAGAATCGCGTCTCTTGGCTTAACGCTTTGCCAAGCACATTTCAAGGAGTCGTATTGGCTAATGAAGCACTAGATGCCATGCCTGCCAGTCGCTTCCAATGGCATCACAATGCCCCCAAAGAAAGCTATGTTACCTGGCAACAAAATCAGTTTTGCGAATTTTTTGATACGCCACATCCTGAATTGGCAGAAAAAATCACCCAACTTGAAGTAAAATTCAGCGAACATTACACCTCAGAAATCCACCTCACGCTGCCGGCCTGGATAGCCAGTATTGCTGATTTTTTACAAAAAGGCTTAGTGCTTTTGATAGATTATGGTTTTCCGCGGCATGAGTATTACCATCCTGACCGCTCTATGGGTACGTTGATGTGCCATTACCAGCATCTTGCCCATACCAATCCCTTTTATTGGCCTGGGTTACAAGATATTACTGCCCATATTGATTTCACTGCCATCGCAGAAGCCGCGATACAAGCCAATTTATCTGTTGCCGGCTATACCACGCAGGCACATTTTCTGTTAAGTTGCGGTCAGCGTGACTGGGCTGTTAATATGGAGACTGATATTTATCAACAACTGCAAACCAGCCAACAACTCAAAAAATTGCTGTTACCCAGCGAAATGGGCGAATTATTCAAGGTAATTGCCCTAACTCGCGGGTTGCCACAACCCTTACTTGGATTTACATTGCACGACATGCGCGAAAAATTATGAAACCTCAACTGGCCACTATTGAATTATTTGAAGAACGCTTTAGTTTCTCAGCAGCACACTTCACTATTTTTTCTGAAACGCTCCGTGAACGACTGCACGGCCATAATTATCATGTGCATGCGTTATTAACAGCCGGCATTAATGAATTTGGCATTACCTTTGATTATGCCATTTATAAAGAAAAAATCTTCGCCTTGTGCCAACAGTTAAAAAGCTATTTATTATTACCCGGTTTAGCGAGCGCATTAACCATTAAAGAACAAGGTCATTATTATTATGTTTATTTTAATAATGAAGAGATGCCTTTTCTTAAACAGGATGTGCTAATTTTACCGGTGCGCAATATTACTATTGAGGAATTGGCCTATTGGTTTTTGAACCAGCTGATTGAAGATCAGGCTACTTTGACTGCCTGTAACATACATAAAATAACATTGAAAGTTTCCAACGGGCTCGGTCGTTACGGCTCAGCCAGTTGGGAGAACTGCTGAGAGTTGAGAAGAGGGAGAGTAGTTATTTTTTTAGTGGCACCTCCTTCTCCCACAAGGGGAGAAGGTGGGCGCCAATCAAAAAGTGACTATTTCACTGCCATCAATGCGCCTCCGCGGGACATACATTGAATTTCACGCCAGCAACTAATTATTCTTTCACATTAATTTGTGCTTCAATCACACGCTCCTGCTGCTCCCGCAAGGCATTACCAATATCTTTCCCCCGCAATCCACGTTGCAAAATAGGTGTGGGGTCAACTGTTTGTGCCAACTGATAAGCCCGCTGCAAACGCTCTGCCCTTTTTGATGCTACGGTTGTATCCTCTTCGATAATCTCGCAAGCGGATAAAAACAACGCCAGACGTTCTGGGCGACGAAATACATCCAGGGCTTCCAATAATTGCAGCAATTGTGCTGCGTCCCAATTCAGTACATGTAAATAATCACTTTGATAACGCGCCACCAAAACAGCTAAATCCTTATATTCACGTGGTACACGATAACGCTGGCACAAAATACTTAGCTTTTTATTATCTAAATTGTGCAGCAACACTGCAAAACGCACGGGGGTCTTTGCCGAAACATCAGCCGCTTTTTTTAACACCGTCAATTCTGCGACATCATTTTGCAACTCTGGAAATAACACCGGCATCGCCTGGCAATCCGCCAAAACTTCAAAAAACCGTTGCGGATAAGGTTCTGCCAACGCCCGTTGCCACTCCTGCCACACACGTTCTGCAACTAAAGCATTGACTTCTCCACATTTAACCATTTCCTGCATTAAACGCAGCGTTTTTGGATCAACAGTGAAATCACCAAAACGCGCAGCAAAACGTGCAACACGTAAAATTCGCACTGGATCTTCAACAAACGCTTCTGACACATGCCGCAACAACTTATTTTTTAAATCTTCTCGCCCACCAAAAGGATCAATGACCTCTCCCTCTGCCGTTTGCGCCATGGCGTTAATTGTTAAATCCCGTCGCTTTAAATCTTCCTCCAAGGTCACATCAGGCGCCGCATAAAAATGAAACCCCTGATAACCAGGCGCAGTTTTGCGTTCGGTACGCGCTAATGCATACTCATCTTTGGTTTTAGGATGTAAAAACACCGGAAAATCTTTTCCCACAGGTCTGTAACCTTTGGACAGCATTAATTCAGGAGTCGCCCCAACTACGACCCAATCACGTTCCTGCACATTCAGGCCTAATAATTGATCCCGAACAGCACCACCTACCAGATAGGTTTTCAAAACTTTTCTCCTGAATTAAATTTTTTCACTGTCTTTTCTCCTGGTAACAGATCAAAGGAGGGTGAAACTCCATATATTCAATAACGCCACCCAACTACAACTACTTTTGAAAACTAACCCAAATGCCATTACACTGTGCGCCCCCTTACAAAGTTAACAATCAGGTACAGGAGTCACTTATGGATAACAAAATTTTACAAACCTCTCACCATAATCCCAATCCAAAAGGGTCTATGATCTACAAAATCCTCATCACGTTAATGCTTCTGATTTTACCTACTTCGATATTCGCAACCTGGTCAGCTGAAATAGCTAGCGGTGTAGTTTATAACCTGCCTGTACCGCTCACTATTCAGCAAATGGGTGAACCTGATATTCATATGACCGCCCACTATGAAACCAGACCGTTTACATCGCCTTATTATTATGATTTACGCATAGGCAAATGGAATGGCGACACTGCCTGGGAATTTGAAAATATACATCAAAAAATTTATTTGAAGAATACAACAGATGAAGTATCCCACTTCTCTATTTCGCATGGCTACAACTTAATCACTATCAACCGCGCCTGGTTAAACAAACATAAATATATCTGGCGCGTAGGATTAGGTTTAGTCATAGCCCATCCAGAATCTACCATCCGCGGTCAAACCAATGATGATAATAGTGGCGGCACATTGAATGACGCCGGTTATTATGTTGCTGGACCTACAGCGATGGTATCGCTAGGTAAACGTTTCTATGTTTCTAAATCTTTGTTTATGGAATTAGAAGGCAAGGTGACTGCATCCTATGCTGAAGTCAATGTCGTCAATGGAACGGCGTATGCACCTAATGTTGCGTTACATGCAAATTTTGGTCTGGGATATGATTTTTAGGAATATTTTAGAATTAAATAAGGATCAGCACTAATCACTAGTGCTGATCGCTTTGGAACTAAACAGCAGTGATCGCCAATGTATTTTAACCCAGCTCCAATCCATTGGAGCTAAAATACCTTGGCCACGCATTTAGCCCTAAGCGCTAGCGCATAATCCATGCTAGCATTTAAAGCAAATCCATACTGCTGATTTTTAACGACTCCGTCTCAATAGCGAGGCAATGTGTTTCATCCAGTTTGACTCAAATCCTTTTCCGGCCTGACTTCCAAATCCCTGACTTAACTCCGTTTTCAAACATTGCCTCTACGTAGCCGTCTTTTGCATTACAACCGACTGGCGGTTTTAAAGCTGCAGTCCTACGGCTGAAAAAAATGTAAGAAAATCGCCCATGAACTCATTGAGT
The sequence above is a segment of the Gammaproteobacteria bacterium genome. Coding sequences within it:
- a CDS encoding SAM-dependent methyltransferase, producing MSLLPTPDPIAQQHSNQLTEYLKTEIATHGALSFARYMELALYAPGLGYYSAGTHKFGSGGDFTTAPEISPLFGQTLAKQIQPVLETLGQGDILEFGAGSGRLAIDILTALQKNKTLPQHYYILELSPELQQRQQNLITTHLPDLENRVSWLNALPSTFQGVVLANEALDAMPASRFQWHHNAPKESYVTWQQNQFCEFFDTPHPELAEKITQLEVKFSEHYTSEIHLTLPAWIASIADFLQKGLVLLIDYGFPRHEYYHPDRSMGTLMCHYQHLAHTNPFYWPGLQDITAHIDFTAIAEAAIQANLSVAGYTTQAHFLLSCGQRDWAVNMETDIYQQLQTSQQLKKLLLPSEMGELFKVIALTRGLPQPLLGFTLHDMREKL
- a CDS encoding 6-carboxytetrahydropterin synthase, with protein sequence MKPQLATIELFEERFSFSAAHFTIFSETLRERLHGHNYHVHALLTAGINEFGITFDYAIYKEKIFALCQQLKSYLLLPGLASALTIKEQGHYYYVYFNNEEMPFLKQDVLILPVRNITIEELAYWFLNQLIEDQATLTACNIHKITLKVSNGLGRYGSASWENC
- a CDS encoding multifunctional CCA tRNA nucleotidyl transferase/2'3'-cyclic phosphodiesterase/2'nucleotidase/phosphatase, which gives rise to MKTYLVGGAVRDQLLGLNVQERDWVVVGATPELMLSKGYRPVGKDFPVFLHPKTKDEYALARTERKTAPGYQGFHFYAAPDVTLEEDLKRRDLTINAMAQTAEGEVIDPFGGREDLKNKLLRHVSEAFVEDPVRILRVARFAARFGDFTVDPKTLRLMQEMVKCGEVNALVAERVWQEWQRALAEPYPQRFFEVLADCQAMPVLFPELQNDVAELTVLKKAADVSAKTPVRFAVLLHNLDNKKLSILCQRYRVPREYKDLAVLVARYQSDYLHVLNWDAAQLLQLLEALDVFRRPERLALFLSACEIIEEDTTVASKRAERLQRAYQLAQTVDPTPILQRGLRGKDIGNALREQQERVIEAQINVKE